The following are from one region of the Nicotiana tabacum cultivar K326 chromosome 3, ASM71507v2, whole genome shotgun sequence genome:
- the LOC107807208 gene encoding pentatricopeptide repeat-containing protein At3g02490, mitochondrial-like, whose protein sequence is MRNQQRWLRLLLRHHSYSRKLINPSPFQVNHSIRSITSPTIPSRASHMLSYQRLTIRNLSTSELAVEHKDSDHHITVLTDIFSKPNRNNDEIKLDLDSNSVVMTHDLVVKALRSFNTAPDSARRFFNWVLENESERLSSKVYNYMLGILGSNGFAKEFWDMVEIMKSKGYGVSRGTFNRTIERFEKDKLSGDVKKLKEFYGPELADNSSEEVCSRVCKLIRGNVWGDDVEKQLRGLNLEFSSELITVVLEKLECESNKALIFFRWIEESGLFKHNERTINAMARVLGREESGEKFWRLVDEMKTAGFEMERETYNKVLENFVKRKMIKDAVDLYEFAMVGINKPSSQDCTFLLKKIVVSKELDLDLFSKVLRVFTESGNSLTGANLNAILKSLTSVDRFGECNNILKAMKDAGFTPSLNQQSKIAFHLGSGGKDKDLNEFMNYIDSSGDTPNSKAWTSLIEGYCEAGDLVKASDAFEMMVEKEGPSHAGYALELLVSLHCRKRRAIHAFKLVKKMVEEKELHVWHTTYKLLIGKLLAQRGFEEALDVLHLMKSQGYPPFLDPFIKYLSKTGTADDALAFTEAVTVKKFSSTSVFLNLFEAYFKAGRRSEAQDFLAKCPRYIRNHADVLNLFCSMKPQKAAATIPAAA, encoded by the coding sequence ATGCGGAATCAACAGCGATGGCTTCGTCTTCTTCTACGCCACCATTCTTATTCCAGGAAACTCATCAATCCTTCTCCGTTTCAGGTAAATCATTCTATTCGTTCTATCACTTCTCCTACTATCCcctcacgtgcatctcacatgctcTCTTACCAACGCCTCACCATTCGTAATCTCTCCACGTCTGAATTAGCTGTCGAACACAAAGATTCAGATCACCACATCACTGTTTTAACCGACATTTTCTCTAAACCTAACCGGAATAATGACGAAATTAAGCTTGATTTGGATTCTAACAGTGTTGTTATGACCCACGATTTGGTTGTAAAGGCGTTGCGGAGCTTTAATACTGCCCCTGATTCGGCACGTAGGTTTTTTAACTGGGTTTTAGAGAATGAGAGTGAGAGGTTGAGCTCAAAGGTGTATAATTATATGCTGGGGATACTGGGGTCTAATGGATTTGCTAAGGAGTTTTGGGATATGGTtgaaattatgaaaagtaaaGGGTATGGAGTGTCACGGGGTACTTTTAATCGAACTATTGAGAGATTTGAAAAGGATAAGCTGAGCGGTGATGTGAAGAAGCTAAAAGAGTTTTATGGTCCTGAGCTGGCTGATAATTCGAGCGAGGAAGTTTGTTCTAGGGTTTGCAAATTGATTCGCGGAAATGTATGGGGAGATGACGTGGAAAAGCAGCTGCGTGGGTTAAATCTCGAGTTTTCTAGTGAGTTGATCACTGTGGTTCTGGAGAAGCTTGAATGTGAAAGTAATAAGGCTTTGATATTCTTTAGATGGATTGAAGAGAGTGGTCTGTTTAAACACAACGAGCGGACTATTAATGCTATGGCTAGGGTCTTAGGCAGGGAAGAGTCCGGTGAGAAGTTCTGGAGGTTAGTTGATGAAATGAAAACTGCTGGGTTTGAAATGGAAAGGGAAACGTATAATAAGGTTCTGGAAAATTTTGTTAAGAGAAAAATGATTAAGGATGCTGTGGACTTGTATGAGTTTGCAATGGTTGGCATAAACAAGCCATCCTCACAGGACTGCACTTTTCTATTGAAGAAAATAGTTGTTAGTAAGGAGCTTGATTTGGACCTGTTCTCAAAAGTTTTGAGGGTCTTCACAGAAAGTGGCAATTCATTGACTGGTGCTAACCTCAATGCCATTCTCAAGTCTTTGACCAGCGTTGATAGATTTGGCGAATGCAACAACATATTAAAAGCAATGAAAGATGCTGGTTTCACACCTAGTCTTAATCAACAGAGCAAAATTGCTTTTCATTTGGGTAGCGGTGGAAAGGATAAGGATTTGAACGAGTTTATGAATTATATAGATTCATCAGGTGATACCCCAAATTCTAAAGCATGGACATCTTTAATTGAAGGGTACTGTGAAGCTGGTGATCTGGTTAAAGCTTCAGATGCATTTGAAATGATGGTTGAAAAAGAAGGTCCCTCGCATGCTGGGTATGCTTTAGAATTGTTGGTTTCTTTGCACTGCCGCAAGAGAAGAGCGATTCATGCCTTCAAACTTGTCAAGAAGATGGTCGAGGAGAAAGAACTACATGTGTGGCATACCACATATAAGTTATTGATAGGAAAATTATTGGCTCAACGGGGTTTCGAGGAAGCTCTGGATGTTCTGCATTTGATGAAAAGTCAAGGTTATCCACCTTTTCTGGATCCATTCATCAAGTACCTTTCCAAGACTGGAACTGCTGATGATGCCCTTGCATTTACTGAAGCAGTGACCGTGAAGAAATTTTCATCAACTTCTGTATTTCTCAATTTGTTTGAAGCATACTTTAAAGCAGGAAGGCGGAGTGAAGCACAGGACTTCCTTGCAAAATGTCCAAGATACATTAGGAATCATGCCGATGTTTTGAATCTTTTCTGTTCCATGAAACCTCAGAAAGCAGCTGCCACTATTCCTGCAGCTGCATAG